Sequence from the Microbacterium sp. 1.5R genome:
GGGCGAGGAAGCGGAGCGGCCGCACCGCGAGAAGTACGCCTTGGACGCCGACCCATTCGTCCTCATGGGCCTGAATGGTGGCACTTTCGAGACTGTTGATGCGGTCGCCGCTCATTGCGGCGAAGTTCACCTGGATCGCGAGCCTGGCGTCGAGTCTGCTGGCCACTTCCCGTTGCTCTTCCTCGACGCGGCGAATCTTCCGCGGTGACGGGGCATGGCGTTTCACGAGCGCGACCCATCGAGACAGAGGATCGTCGATGACAGAAGCGTCGCCCTGTGAGAGCCGGTTGAGATTGAAGTAACGGTCGGTCAACGCGAAACGGGTGAGGAAGGTAATGACCGACTCGGAACCTTCATCGCGAGAAGGCGACGAGTCGCCGGCAACGTTCCAGGATTCTGACACCTTTTCCACGTGCCTTACCAGTTCGGTGAGGTCGTGACCGAAAGCTTTGAGTTGCTTCGGGCCTGGGAACGAACCGGTGTTTGCGTAGTGGTCCGTGACGAGAATGAGTTTCGCCGTGCGTTCGATGCCGTTCGCAAGGCCAAAGAAGCCCTCGAATGCGCGCCCCTGATTCTCGAACGACAGTCGCCGAATCGACGTCATTCCGCCCTCGAGAAGCGATTGCGCCAGGTATGCCTCTTGCATGAGCGCCCGGGAGATCGCGGTCTGCTGGCGGCGCGCAGGGGGGAAGGGGTTGCGATCAGTCACGAGCTCAAACTATCGGCAGGCGTCAGCGTTCGCTCCGATCCCGGGGGTCCGGCCGTGCTGCGTGGAGGCAGAGGCATGTGGAGTTTCCAACGAACGCCCAGGGCCATCCCACTCTCGTGAACGGGTCGAGCTTCATCGCCGACCTAGCGGTGTCTGCCGGCGGCGCACGGTCCACGACGCTGCGCTCACGATCGCGCTCCCTCGCGCGGATCGAGGATGCCTGCCGCCCAACTGGGACATTGAGAGGTGGCAGAGACGCCCACCCGCTGAATAGTGCACTTCACAACACGCGACTCCGCCAGTATCCGCGATCGCGACATGCAGTCTCGACCCGTCGGGAAGAGACGCATCCACGAACGGCTGACTGATGTCGACACGGCGCCCTGTCGACTGCAGCATCCGCTCGATGAGATCGCGCAACGACGATTCCGTGAGACGCATCTCGATCCGCTCGGCGACCCCTCCGCGTGCGACGTGGATGCTCTCGGGGCCGTTGAGCCAGATCTCCTCGATCTCAGGGTCGTCGAGGAGCGACTGCAACGGACCGAAGCCGCTGACCGCCGCGAGCACGTCACTCACGCATGCAGCTTCGTCGTCGATCACCGCCGCGCCTCGCGCCAGCGCCAGATCGTTGAACTTGCGCACCTCGGCGAGCGACCGAGCGCGCTGCCGAGGAATCGAACGTCGGATCCGTTCCTTCGGCGCGGAGCCGCTGACGAACGCGCTCGGCGACGAGGACGGAGGGCTGGATCACCCGAGCATCCTCGCAAGGATCGGGTGACACGCGCCGGAGTTATCCACAGCGGCGGCGGTGCTCCTGCGGGCGGATCCCCAGCAACGCACGATCCCCCGATCAGTAGACTTATCCCAGCGCGCGGGAGTGGTGAAATTGGCAGACACGCAGGATTTAGGTTCCTGTGCCCTAGGGCGTGTGGGTTCAAGTCCCACCTTCCGCACCGATCTGTCGCACCCCCTGCGATCGACGACTTGACCGCCGCACAGCGCACGACGACGGGAAATCCATGCATCACGCCGCTCTCATCCCCTGGCTCGACCCCGCCACGATCATCGGCTCGGCCGGCCCCTGGGCGCTTCTCGTGGTGTGCTTCATCGTCTTCGCGGAGACGGGCCTTCTGGTCGGGTTCCTGCTTCCTGGCGACACGCTGCTCGTGATCTCAGGACTCCTGTCGCACCCGATCGCGGGCTCGGAGCACGGGGTGTTCGGCATCAACGTGTGGATCGTCGCGCTGCTCATCGGGCTCTCGGCGTTCGTCGGCGGTGAGGTCGGCTACCTCATCGGCCACAAGGGCGGACCCGCAGTCTTCGAACGCAAGGAATCGGGCCTGTTCAGCAAGAAGAACGTCGAGCGGACGAACGCCTTCTTCGAGCGTTTCGGCGGCATCACCGTCATCCTCGCCCGCTTCGTGCCGATCGTGCGCACCTTCGCCCCGGTCGCCGCCGGCGTGGGTCATATGCCGTGGCGCCGCTACACGCTGTACAACCTCATCGGTGCGATCCTCTGGGGCTTCGGTCTGACGATGTTCGGGTACGCCATCGGCTTCATCCCGCCGGTCGCGCACTTCGTCGAGAGCTACATCGACCTGATCCTGCTCGCTGCCGTCGGCGGCACGGCACTCATCACGCTCTGGCACTACCTGTCCGAGCGTCACAAGGCGAAGAAGGAAGCCGCGGCCGGCGAGGGTGAGACAGACGCCACCGAGGCCGAAGGACTCGCCCTCGACCCCGAGGTCTTCGACCGTGCTCCGGACTTCGACGGAGACGGCAAGCACTGATCTCGGTGCAGAAGAAGGCGGGCTGTCTCAGCCCGCCTTCTTCTTGCTCGGGCTCTTCTTCGTGCTCGCCTTGTCGCCGGTCGACTCCGACCGAGCGGCCTTGGTGCGAGCCACACTGGCGCGCAGCGCCTCCATCAGGTCGATGACCTCACCACTCTTGGCATCGCCCTCGGCCTCGCCGAAGGTGTCCGCGACATCGAACGTGTCGCCCGCCTCGATCTTCGCATCGATCAGAGTGCGCAACTCCTTCTGGTACTCGTCGACGAACGACTCAGGATCGAAGTCAGCCGAATAGCTGTCTACGAGGGATGCCGAGAGCTCGAGCTCC
This genomic interval carries:
- a CDS encoding ATPase, T2SS/T4P/T4SS family, giving the protein MSDVLAAVSGFGPLQSLLDDPEIEEIWLNGPESIHVARGGVAERIEMRLTESSLRDLIERMLQSTGRRVDISQPFVDASLPDGSRLHVAIADTGGVACCEVHYSAGGRLCHLSMSQLGGRHPRSARGSAIVSAASWTVRRRQTPLGRR
- a CDS encoding DedA family protein translates to MHHAALIPWLDPATIIGSAGPWALLVVCFIVFAETGLLVGFLLPGDTLLVISGLLSHPIAGSEHGVFGINVWIVALLIGLSAFVGGEVGYLIGHKGGPAVFERKESGLFSKKNVERTNAFFERFGGITVILARFVPIVRTFAPVAAGVGHMPWRRYTLYNLIGAILWGFGLTMFGYAIGFIPPVAHFVESYIDLILLAAVGGTALITLWHYLSERHKAKKEAAAGEGETDATEAEGLALDPEVFDRAPDFDGDGKH